Proteins co-encoded in one Aspergillus fumigatus Af293 chromosome 6, whole genome shotgun sequence genomic window:
- a CDS encoding putative tetrahydrofolylpolyglutamate synthase — MKRTYEVYLSIERKARPTSRPTSLTTPVSAVQDTTTVNGNSLKGLPSLVGMKEWLQSLGHSDNAVNGLNVIHVSGTKGKGSTCAFTRSFLRAHSVRTGLPKKIGLYTGPHLQCVRERIQIDDHPVAEELFTRYFFEVWDRIMPADIELDAGVAKQPRYLQFLALLAFHTFIKEEVDAAIFEVHHGGEYDATNVIRNPVVTGITSLGMDHVAQLGPTIETIAWHKAGIFKPGAPAFSVTQDPGPAEVMQKRALDKGTTLTFVSANECLPTDGRVLSVPVQRLNCSLALELTKAFLRTKTPGHTLSDADIYHGVQSFRLTGRFEIIDEGKLQWFVDGAHNVLSLEQTAEWFARNVNNEQKCRALVFSHLSEERDGVALVRSLAHTLFKNKVKPGHVIFTTYQEKDGDPIGNKACKGNRGSRRWNASPCYGELIHGWWNTQPSEGIIVAYT, encoded by the exons ATGAAACGCACTTACGAGGTATATCTCTCCATTGA ACGTAAAGCCCGACCGACGAGCCGACCGACGAGTCTGACAACTCCGGTCTCCGCCGTTCAAGATACCACGACAGTGAATGGGAATTCTCTCAAAGGCTTACCGAGCTTGGTTGGAATGAAGGAATGGCTGCAAAGTTTAGGGCACTCA GATAATGCGGTAAACGGCTTGAATGTAATCCATGTCAGCGGCACGAAGGGGAAGGGTAGCACCTGCGCTTTTACACGCAGCTTCCTTCGTGCACATAGCGTGAGGACAGGGCTCCCCAAGAAGATTGGGCTCTATACGGGGCCACATTTGCAATGCGTTCGCGAACGAATACAGATTGATGACCATCCAGTCGCGGAAGAATTGTTTACCCGATATTTCTTCGAAGTGTGGGATCGCATTATGCCTGCGGATATAGAACTGGATGCGGGAGTCGCAAAGCAGCCCCGATACCTGCAGTTTCTCGCCCTATTGGCTTTCCACACCTTCATCAAAGAAGAGGTCGATGCGGCAATATTCGAGGTCCACCATGGCGGAGAGTATGATGCAACAAACGTAATACGAAATCCGGTTGTAACCGGAATCACGTCTCTTGGAATGGACCATGTTGCACAGCTCGGACCTACCATCGAGACAATTGCTTGGCACAAAGCAGGAATATTTAAACCAGGTGCACCTGCCTTTTCCGTAACCCAGGACCCTGGGCCCGCGGAAGTTATGCAAAAGCGTGCTCTTGATAAAGGCACAACTTTGACGTTCGTGTCAGCAAATGAGTGCCTTCCCACCGATGGTAGAGTACTCAGCGTCCCAGTACAAAGATTGAACTGCTCCTTAGCGCTTGAGCTCACTAAAGCATTTCTTCGAACCAAGACTCCCGGCCATACACTTAGTGATGCAGACATCTACCATGGTGTGCAAAGTTTCCGACTGACAGGGAGGTTCGAGATTATAGATGAAGGAAAGTTACAATGGTTTGTGGATGGGGCGCACAACGTTCTCAGTTTAGAACAAACTGCAGAATGGTTTGCCAGGAACGTGAACAATGAGCAGAA GTGCCGCGCCCTTGTTTTCAGCCATCTGTCAGAAGAGCGAGATGGAGTGGCGCTCGTGCGATCTTTAGCGCACACACTCTTTAAAAACAAGGTGAAACCTGGCCATGTCATTTTTACTACATATCAAGAGAAAGATGGTGACCCTATCGGTAA TAAGGCTTGCAAGGGAAATAGGGGATCGCGAAGATGGAATGCAAGTCCTTGTTACGGGGAGCTTATACATGGTTGGTGGAACACTCAGCCTTCTGAGGGCATAATCGTCGCGTACACATAA
- a CDS encoding LipA and NB-ARC domain protein: MTKDTDYGIIVLHDPSATDEKHRVHKTVFDLVAIHGLNGDPINTWTHTETEVMWLRDLLPAAIPDIRIMTFGYNARFKNFTAQQDLRSISLKLLAELVDLRTTEDIVDQRSAILNVPHEIAVPQFADHRNIARFRSSQDRSFRPVVSRLKDFAQTLRSGYLGETRSFTDQNNGGAGKTQTALHYAVQNLSKYPSGIAFINATSVISLSADFDRLHDLLRLGDSKDKIGAVKGWLSRPENNKWLLVFDNADDLDNVPLHKFYPAVNWGHIIITSRDQAVIGSIAENGHVLSPLTENDAVQLLLEKSGIQNPTEGDIEDARTVTGLLGSLPLALVQAGAFVRSRHRSLREYCRLYTTRRDYLLGFASRLGDSEKAVLTTWEINFKQVERESLGAASLLLLFSFLEPSSIPEMLLHRGSSPQRRWGEDGEMTVVDAEMEGVERQLIQVIQGDFEFDTAVEKLLSFSLISCNKESEGLRSFSIHPLVQYCAVKRLSPPDVRKWRCQALLLLLPHLSRTLSEYDAMSLEHGDLASFRHELASTLLAASRFSNARWKVEAIDRTKKLLEGDNDRFLSAWLAFRESSVMRMSGKLKESESALHRFLHDAAAPQERELELSKRYNAQRGELIISFAENLIRQQKLVEAKAELTEWQPLDDVPSSLEKITSRARDITLGKILRLQGLFHEALTLLDGILQSCLLDEYFEGTGWYRVLLSEVADLRCELGQPLEAEKLLLHELTPMREKGTQDIATGRRLRISLAETYLERNMFAQAEELLLELQRAFSSSNEPDYNAQFYVFRLWISLARNSHKQFEWEQAISRWRNALSALRRLGQDKSFNAGLVRCSVAHALLMARRETDGAHLLQEARSDMESEARIYWIPIFNSHWHDYITKATQGL, translated from the exons ATGACTAAGGACACTGATTACGGGATTATCGTTCTCCATGACCCCTCAGCTACCGACGAGAAACACCGGGTTCATAAGACCGTTTTCGA TTTGGTCGCGATCCATGGCCTCAACGGGGACCCTATCAACACATGGACCCATACTGAAACTGAAGTAATGTGGTTAAGAGATCTTCTACCTGCAGCAATCCCAGATATTCGTATTATGACTTTCGGATACAATGCCCGTTTCAAGAATTTCACCGCACAGCAAGATTTACGAAGCATATCATTGAAGTTGCTCGCAGAGCTAGTAGATCTACGGACAACAGAAGAT ATCGTCGACCAGCGCTCTGCGATTCTAAATGTTCCCCATGAGATCGCCGTCCCCCAGTTCGCCGACCACAGGAATATCGCAAGATTCAGATCTTCGCAGGATCGGTCATTTCGACCCGTGGTTTCTCGGCTGAAAGACTTTGCCCAGACCCTACGCAGCGGCTATCTGGGTGAAACGCGATCTTTCACGGACCAGAATAATG GGGGCGCGGGGAAAACACAGACAGCTTTGCACTATGCCGTCCAAAATCTGTCAAAATACCCGTCAGGGATTGCCTTTATAAACGCAACATCAGTGATCTCACTTTCGGCAGACTTTGACCGCTTACATGACCTTCTTAGGCTTGGAGATTCTAAGGACAAGATTGGCGCTGTTAAAGGCTGGCTCTCCCGGCCTGAAAACAACAAGTGGCTTCTGGTGTTCGATAATGCAGACGACCTGGACAACGTTCCACTTCATAAGTTTTACCCGGCCGTGAACTGGGGCCACATTATCATCACCAGTCGTGACCAGGCGGTGATTGGCAGCATAGCCGAGAACGGCCACGTTCTGAGTCCCCTGACGGAAAATGATGCGGTGCAACTACTACTCGAAAAGTCAGGGATCCAGAACCCTACCGAAGGGGATATTGAAGATGCAAGGACCGTCACAGGCCTTCTTGGGTCTCTTCCTCTCGCCTTAGTACAGGCCGGGGCATTCGTTCGCTCAAGGCACAGAAGCCTTCGGGAATATTGTAGGTTGTATACAACTCGGAGAGATTATTTGCTTGGCTTTGCTTCACGTCTTGGAGACTCTGAAAAGGCAGTATTAACAACCTGGGAAATCAATTTTAAGCAAGTGGAGCGAGAGTCCTTAGGAGCCGCCtcacttcttcttctgttctcGTTTCTGGAACCGTCTTCGATTCCGGAAATGCTTCTACATCGAGGCTCCTCTCCCCAAAGAAGATGGGGTGAGGATGGTGAGATGACTGTGGTAGATGCGGAAATGGAAGGGGTGGAGAGACAATTGATCCAGGTCATTCAAGGAGATTTTGAGTTTGATACGGCcgtggagaagctgcttTCTTTCTCGCTGATTTCCTGCAACAAAGAATCCGAAGGGCTTAGGAGCTTTTCCATTCATCCGCTTGTCCAGTACTGTGCTGTAAAGCGGTTATCGCCGCCCGATGTGAGGAAATGGCGATGCCAAGCTCTCCTGCTC CTGTTACCCCACCTGAGCCGAACCCTTTCTGAATATGATGCAATGAGTCTCGAGCACGGCGACCTTGCCTCCTTCCGGCACGAACTTGCATCGACTCTTCTCGCCGCTTCACGATTTTCGAATGCAAGATGGAAGGTCGAGGCAATTGACCGTACTAAAAAGCTCCTCGAAGGTGACAATGATCGATTCCTTAGTGCCTGGCTCGCATTTAGGGAGAGCTCGGTAATGAGAATGTCGGGAAAATTAAAGGAGTCGGAGAGCGCCCTGCATAGGTTCTTGCACGACGCGGCTGCACCCCAAGAGAGAGAGTTGGAATTGAGTAAGAGATATAACGCCCAACGTGGGGAGCTTATCATTTCATTCGCGGAGAATCTAATCCGCCAACAGAAGCTCGTCGAAGCGAAAGCGGAGTTGACAGAGTGGCAGCCGCTGGACGATGTCCCTTCCTCTCTTGAAAAAATCACATCAAGAGCCCGAGACATAACTCTGGGCAAAATCCTTCGACTCCAGGGCCTCTTCCATGAAGCCTTAACTCTACTTGATGGTATCCTTCAAAGCTGCCTCCTCGATGAGTACTTTGAGGGAACCGGCTGGTACAGGGTACTCCTTTCGGAAGTGGCAGACCTACGTTGCGAGCTGGGCCAGCCGCTTGAGGCTGAAAAGCTCCTGCTTCATGAGTTAACTCCGATGAGAGAGAAGGGCACTCAGGACATCGCCACGGGCCGACGACTAAGAATCTCGCTGGCAGAGACCTACCTGGAACGGAATATGTTTGCACAGGCCGAagagcttctgcttgagCTTCAACGCGCTTTTTCATCTTCTAATGAACCGGACTATAATGCTCAATTCTACGTTTTCCGACTCTGGATTTCACTGGCAAGGAATTCTCATAAGCAGTTTGAGTGGGAGCAAGCGATTTCACGCTGGAGAAACGCTTTATCAGCCTTGCGGCGCCTGGGCCAGGATAAGAGTTTCAATGCTGGTCTCGTGCGTTGTTCTGTCGCTCATGCGCTTTTAATGGCCAGGCGTGAGACAGATGGCGCGCATTTACTGCAAGAGGCGAGATCAGATATGGAATCAGAGGCTCGCATATATTGGATTCCCATTTTCAATTCCCATTGGCACGACTACATTACCAAAGCCACGCAAGGTCTCTGA